GCCAGGAGGCCGACGCGGGGCACCGCTGGCTGCGCGGGGTGGTAAGGGAGACGGTACGGGAGGCCGTGCGGGACGTACCGCCCGTCGAGGTCTGACCGCCCCGACTGCCCCTGCCGCGCCGGCCCGTCAGTCCTCTCCGGAGGGCCCGTTCGCCGCGCCGAAATCGTCCATGAAGCGGGTGAACAGCCGGGCGAAGGCGGCGCGTTCGGCGGCCGGCCAGTCCCGGGTCACCCGCGCCACCACGGAGCGGCGGAAGGCGTGCGCCGCCTCCAGCAGCTCCCGTCCGGCCGGTGTCACGGCCAGCAGGGTGCGCCGGCCGTCCGCCTGATCGGCCTCGCGGCGGAGATGGCCGGCCTGTACGGCGGCCGCCACCAGCTTGCTCGCCCGCGGCTGGTCCACCCGCAGTGCGTCCGCCACCTCCCGTACCCCCGCCGGTTCCCCGCGCTCCTCGGCGGCCTCCACGACATCCAGCACATCGAACGCGGCGCCCTCCGGCACCGGCCCCCCGCCCTGCCGCGCCGCCCGCCGGGCCAGCGTCCGGCGGGCGGCGCTCCGGCGCAGGGCCACCATCGCGCGCTCGATCGCCGCGACCTCTGCCTCCTTGGCGTCGGCCGCCCCGTCCCGCTCCGCCTCCCGCATCCGCACCCGCTCCCTCATCCCGCTCGCCGTAAATGCCTTGCCCCTCACCCCGGACAGAAGAATACTCGGAGACAAGTACTTGTCATTGTGCATGTACCTTGCGATCCGCGGGGCGGGCGGACTCAGGGCATGCCCGCCCCCACTCCCCTTCCGGAGGCAGCCGCCATGACCACCACCCCGCTGAAACCTCTCGGCTACTACCTCAAGGCCCTCGACGCCCTGATCACCGAGGACTTCGCCCGCACCCTGTCCGCGCATGAGCTGACCCGGCGCGACTGGCAGGTGCTCCACAGCCTGGCGCTCCAGGGGCCGCTCGCCCGGCCGGTGCTGAGCGGGCTGCTGGAGCCCTTCTGGGAGCCGGGGGCGCGCACTCTCGACGAGGTCGCCGGTGCCCTGATCGCCCGTGGCCGGCTCACCGCCGACGGCGACACCCTCGCGCTCACCGAGGCCGGCCGGCGGACCCATGCCGAGGTCGCCACCCTGGTGGACGCCGGCCGCGCCCGCCTGATGCGCGGACTGACCGACGACGACTACCTCCGTACCGTGACCGTCCTCGACCGGATGACCGCCAACCTGACTCCCGGGCGCTGACCTGCGGTCCTGCGCGCCGGGCCGCCGGGCGGGCAGCCGTCCGGGCCCGCTCCGGCACGGGCGCAACGAATCACCGCACAGTCCCTTGAATACGCAATGAATCGTCCATCGGGACGCAACAGTGGCGCCTTGTCCCGGGTCACCGGCGGCCCGTACCGTCAATGCGTCCGCCCGCACCGTCCCGCCGAGGGGTCCCATGACGTCGCTGCACACCGCCCTGCTCCAGAGTTCGGGACGGCTCGGCGATGTCGCGCACAATCTGCGGGTGCTCCAGGACGCGGCCCGCGAGGCGGCGGCGACCGGCGCCCGTCTGCTCGCCTGCCCCGAGCTGTTCCTGACCGGCTACGCCATCGGCGGCGACGTCCACCGCCTCGCGGAGACCGCCGACGGCGACAGCGCCCGGGCCATCGGGAAGATCGCCGCCG
This genomic stretch from Streptomyces nigrescens harbors:
- a CDS encoding MarR family winged helix-turn-helix transcriptional regulator, with amino-acid sequence MRERVRMREAERDGAADAKEAEVAAIERAMVALRRSAARRTLARRAARQGGGPVPEGAAFDVLDVVEAAEERGEPAGVREVADALRVDQPRASKLVAAAVQAGHLRREADQADGRRTLLAVTPAGRELLEAAHAFRRSVVARVTRDWPAAERAAFARLFTRFMDDFGAANGPSGED
- a CDS encoding MarR family winged helix-turn-helix transcriptional regulator, whose protein sequence is MTTTPLKPLGYYLKALDALITEDFARTLSAHELTRRDWQVLHSLALQGPLARPVLSGLLEPFWEPGARTLDEVAGALIARGRLTADGDTLALTEAGRRTHAEVATLVDAGRARLMRGLTDDDYLRTVTVLDRMTANLTPGR